One Thauera sp. K11 DNA window includes the following coding sequences:
- a CDS encoding cytochrome-c peroxidase, with amino-acid sequence MDFRHLFAPLLLSVALCAPAAAARPPVPAADSCRGNDGGWNLACLRAAYGRPIAAWPQPQVPDGERWQEMAPLSALPVPDAPAGQVALGERLFADPSLSRSNLVACISCHRPGHAFADTQAVSAGHEGRLGRRNTPTLYGAAHAPALFWDGRADSLEAQAVGPIAHPDEMAMALDALPARLAATGDYPPAFERAFGDGEVTLARIVAALAAYQRTLRPPVTAFDRFLDGERGALDDRALLGLHLFRTKARCMTCHHGALLTDNRFHNLGLTYYGRSQYEDLGRHDVTGRDEDVGRFRTPTLRQVGESGPWMHNGLFRSLRGILNMYNAGMPRPRPADAAQAADPKFPVTSPLLQPLRLDEAELQALEAFLRAL; translated from the coding sequence ATGGACTTTAGACATCTGTTCGCACCGCTGCTGCTTTCCGTCGCCCTGTGCGCTCCCGCCGCCGCGGCCCGGCCGCCGGTTCCCGCCGCCGACTCCTGTCGTGGCAATGACGGGGGCTGGAACCTCGCCTGCCTGCGCGCCGCCTACGGCCGGCCGATTGCGGCCTGGCCGCAACCGCAGGTGCCCGACGGCGAACGCTGGCAGGAGATGGCGCCGCTGTCAGCGCTGCCCGTGCCCGATGCACCCGCCGGGCAGGTCGCGCTGGGCGAACGCCTGTTCGCCGACCCGAGCCTGTCGCGTTCCAACCTCGTCGCCTGCATCAGTTGCCACCGGCCAGGGCATGCCTTCGCCGACACCCAGGCGGTGTCGGCCGGGCACGAAGGCCGGCTCGGCCGCCGCAACACGCCCACTCTGTACGGCGCCGCCCACGCGCCGGCGCTGTTCTGGGATGGCCGCGCCGACTCGCTCGAAGCCCAGGCCGTCGGGCCGATTGCCCATCCGGACGAGATGGCGATGGCGCTGGACGCGCTGCCGGCCAGGCTGGCAGCGACCGGCGACTACCCACCGGCGTTCGAGCGCGCCTTTGGCGACGGCGAAGTCACGCTGGCGCGCATCGTCGCCGCGCTGGCCGCCTATCAGCGCACCTTGCGTCCGCCCGTCACCGCCTTCGACCGCTTCCTCGACGGCGAGCGCGGCGCGCTCGACGACCGCGCGCTGCTCGGCCTGCACCTGTTCCGCACCAAGGCGCGCTGCATGACCTGCCACCACGGCGCGCTGCTGACCGACAACCGCTTCCACAACCTCGGCCTGACCTACTACGGCCGCAGCCAGTACGAAGACCTCGGCCGCCACGACGTCACCGGCCGCGACGAGGACGTGGGGCGTTTCCGCACGCCGACGCTGCGCCAGGTCGGCGAATCCGGGCCGTGGATGCACAACGGCCTGTTCCGCAGCCTGCGCGGCATCCTCAACATGTACAACGCCGGCATGCCGCGGCCGCGCCCGGCCGACGCGGCGCAGGCCGCCGACCCGAAGTTCCCCGTCACCTCGCCGCTGCTGCAGCCGCTACGGCTGGACGAGGCCGAGCTGCAGGCGCTGGAAGCCTTCCTGCGCGCACTGTGA
- a CDS encoding TonB-dependent receptor: MRFSAYRTPRARLLALALGSLTPAAAMLLPTAAHAQQEAERNYDIPAGPLSGVLARFGAESGLLLSSDAALLEGRHSAGLKGRYGGVAALRHLLAGSGLEFRTGGGVIVIEPAAASDASGTTMLNAVRVTARPESLGTNVIDRERLDAIGAGNGDITSALRMLPNIQYANDQLHTGRQGEIEPAEISIHGAKFYDNQYLFDGMSFSNDIDPDQTNPNEASRPSSSSQGLAIDTSLLCNITVRDSNIPAEYGRFSGGVVAADTCAPTRDFGGRVSMEITRSEWMEYKLTDSQKADYAVSTSDSQQPDFDKKTYRLALQGRPTENLGLIGSYVLKTSEIPLKAYGGGAISASDDSGKTEKRRSENLYLRGFWNLGSGVDADFALSYAPATSRNFIVNTKDSWFDIKSGGQGVNLGLRHRHDAATVSHRLTWSEYESSRDSDASVFRTWRHSAAKDWGYRSSATAWNSQEGQYGDIEQKQSTWYYQVKADWLPFKLGNTEHGFQTGLELSRQEKYFHRLQNGAMIFTPTSATTCATAGGGVDSENCSMGATSVGNWPGQYLKSATFYHAGKFNLDNNYRAVFGQYEMQWERVRLRLGLRYEDDDLAPEPTVAPRSALLWDVFGDTATRVELGANRYYSRNFMAFYTRQKILALQTSATRNLTRGVLTDWVETASTSWRNYRSSELDVPYSDERMAGISQRWLGAIWSLKWVERESRDEILRRTAAEGGWSYRNGGQTSARSTTLGIESERPFRFGPTSTTFVFSVEQDDIKTSHASYDDGISDVLWGSIVRYDGKFINYNDRPANNFNRPVTARLLLATSIPSSRLTVGNLFRYRDSYRKIVANGTADYDGMAVTNYEPRTFRPAVTWDMRINYDLPTVGDQSAFVVLSIDNVLNRSNEIEDSANELVYEKGRQFWVEFGYRF, encoded by the coding sequence ATGCGCTTCAGCGCTTACCGAACACCCCGTGCAAGACTGCTCGCTCTCGCCCTGGGCAGCCTGACGCCGGCCGCCGCCATGCTGCTGCCCACGGCAGCCCACGCCCAGCAGGAGGCCGAGCGCAACTACGACATCCCTGCCGGCCCCTTGTCCGGCGTGCTCGCCCGCTTTGGCGCCGAATCCGGGCTGCTGCTGTCGTCCGATGCCGCGCTGCTCGAAGGGCGCCACTCGGCCGGCCTCAAGGGCCGCTACGGCGGCGTTGCCGCGCTGCGCCATCTGCTGGCCGGCAGCGGTCTCGAATTCCGCACCGGCGGCGGGGTGATCGTCATCGAGCCGGCCGCCGCCAGCGACGCCTCGGGCACCACGATGCTGAACGCGGTGCGGGTCACCGCCCGTCCCGAATCGCTCGGCACCAACGTCATCGACCGCGAACGGCTCGACGCCATCGGCGCCGGCAATGGCGACATCACCAGCGCGCTGCGCATGCTGCCCAACATCCAGTACGCCAACGACCAGTTGCACACCGGCCGCCAGGGCGAGATCGAGCCGGCTGAGATCAGCATCCACGGCGCCAAGTTCTACGACAACCAGTACCTGTTCGACGGCATGTCGTTCTCCAACGACATCGATCCGGACCAGACCAATCCGAACGAGGCTTCCCGCCCGTCCTCGTCCAGCCAGGGGCTGGCGATCGACACCAGCCTGCTGTGCAACATCACCGTGCGCGACTCCAACATCCCCGCCGAGTACGGCCGCTTCTCCGGCGGCGTGGTGGCGGCCGACACCTGCGCGCCGACGCGCGATTTCGGCGGCAGGGTGTCGATGGAGATCACCCGGTCGGAGTGGATGGAATACAAGCTGACCGACAGCCAGAAGGCCGACTACGCGGTGTCGACCAGCGACAGCCAGCAGCCCGACTTCGACAAGAAGACCTACCGCCTCGCGCTGCAGGGCCGTCCGACCGAGAATCTCGGCCTGATCGGCAGCTACGTGCTGAAGACTTCCGAGATTCCGCTCAAGGCTTACGGCGGCGGCGCGATCAGCGCGAGCGACGATTCCGGCAAGACCGAGAAGCGGCGCAGCGAGAACCTGTACCTGCGCGGGTTCTGGAACCTCGGCAGCGGTGTCGACGCCGATTTCGCGCTCTCCTACGCGCCGGCCACGAGCAGGAACTTCATCGTCAACACCAAGGATTCGTGGTTCGACATCAAGAGCGGCGGCCAGGGCGTCAATCTCGGCCTGCGCCACCGTCACGATGCGGCGACCGTTTCCCACCGGCTTACCTGGAGCGAATACGAGAGTTCGCGCGATTCCGACGCCAGCGTGTTCCGGACGTGGCGCCATTCGGCCGCCAAGGATTGGGGCTACCGCTCCAGCGCGACGGCCTGGAACAGCCAGGAAGGCCAGTACGGCGACATCGAGCAGAAGCAGAGCACGTGGTACTACCAGGTCAAGGCCGACTGGCTGCCGTTCAAGCTCGGCAACACCGAGCACGGCTTCCAGACCGGCCTGGAACTGAGCCGGCAGGAGAAATACTTCCATCGCCTGCAGAACGGCGCGATGATCTTCACGCCCACGTCCGCCACCACCTGCGCCACCGCGGGCGGCGGCGTCGATAGCGAGAACTGCTCGATGGGCGCGACCTCCGTTGGCAACTGGCCGGGCCAGTACCTGAAGTCGGCAACCTTCTACCACGCCGGCAAGTTCAACCTGGACAACAACTACCGCGCCGTCTTCGGCCAGTACGAAATGCAGTGGGAGCGCGTCCGCCTGCGGCTCGGCCTGCGCTACGAGGACGACGATCTCGCCCCCGAGCCCACCGTCGCGCCGCGCAGCGCGCTGCTGTGGGACGTGTTTGGCGACACCGCCACCCGCGTCGAACTCGGTGCCAACCGCTACTACAGCCGCAACTTCATGGCCTTCTACACGCGGCAGAAGATCCTCGCGCTGCAGACGTCGGCAACCCGCAATCTCACGCGCGGCGTGCTCACCGACTGGGTCGAGACCGCCAGCACGTCGTGGAGGAACTACCGCAGCTCCGAACTCGACGTGCCCTACAGCGACGAGCGCATGGCCGGCATCAGCCAGCGCTGGCTGGGCGCGATCTGGAGCCTGAAGTGGGTCGAGCGCGAAAGCCGCGACGAGATCCTGCGCCGCACCGCGGCGGAAGGCGGCTGGAGCTACCGCAACGGCGGCCAGACCAGCGCCCGCAGCACCACGCTGGGGATCGAGAGCGAGCGGCCGTTCCGCTTCGGGCCCACTTCGACCACCTTCGTCTTCAGCGTCGAGCAAGACGACATCAAGACCTCGCACGCCAGCTACGACGACGGGATCAGCGACGTGCTGTGGGGCAGCATCGTCCGCTACGACGGCAAGTTCATCAACTACAACGACCGCCCGGCGAACAACTTCAACCGTCCGGTCACCGCGCGCCTGCTGCTGGCCACCTCGATCCCGTCCAGCCGGCTGACGGTGGGCAACCTGTTCCGCTACCGCGACAGTTACCGCAAGATCGTCGCCAACGGCACCGCCGACTACGACGGCATGGCCGTGACCAACTACGAACCGCGCACCTTCCGCCCGGCGGTGACGTGGGACATGCGGATCAACTACGACCTGCCGACCGTCGGCGACCAGAGCGCCTTCGTCGTGCTGTCGATCGACAACGTGCTCAACCGCAGCAACGAGATCGAGGACAGCGCCAACGAGCTGGTCTATGAAAAGGGCCGGCAGTTCTGGGTGGAGTTCGGCTACCGCTTCTGA
- a CDS encoding FecR domain-containing protein, whose product MNLPMERGIPSRALEEAADWFASLGEAGADRRIRQRWQAWLDADPAHAQAWQAVERISGHFSPLRSQAGAARRALEVPRHGARRRTLGVLAAVLTLGAPLAALRLPWREWEYGLSTALATHRSGRGESRAVELADGGSAWIGSDSALDVDYGPALRRLRLLRGDLLVHTAADTAVPPRPFVVDTVHGRLRALGTRFAVHTEAAHTRIDVFEGAVELSPAAAPADTRVVAAGEYALLGPRAVESQGRADLARSGLARGVLVADGLRLDELLAELGRWHPLAIGCMPDVGALRVVGTYPLQEPERVLAALEASLPVRIERGRHAILIAARPAPAAVTPPRRRP is encoded by the coding sequence ATGAACCTGCCGATGGAGCGCGGTATTCCGTCCCGCGCGCTGGAAGAAGCCGCCGACTGGTTCGCCAGCCTGGGCGAAGCGGGCGCCGACCGCCGCATCCGCCAGCGCTGGCAGGCGTGGCTGGACGCCGACCCGGCCCACGCGCAGGCATGGCAGGCGGTCGAACGGATCAGCGGGCATTTCTCGCCCCTGCGCTCCCAAGCCGGAGCGGCGCGCCGGGCGCTGGAAGTGCCACGCCATGGCGCCCGCCGCCGTACGCTGGGCGTGCTTGCCGCGGTGCTGACGCTGGGCGCGCCGCTCGCGGCGCTGCGCCTGCCGTGGCGGGAATGGGAGTACGGCCTGTCGACGGCATTGGCGACGCACCGCAGCGGGCGCGGCGAGAGCCGGGCGGTGGAACTGGCCGACGGCGGCAGCGCCTGGATAGGCAGCGACAGCGCGCTCGACGTGGACTACGGCCCCGCATTGCGCCGGCTGCGTTTGTTGCGGGGCGACCTGCTGGTGCACACCGCGGCCGATACGGCCGTTCCCCCGCGCCCCTTCGTCGTCGATACCGTGCATGGCCGCCTGCGGGCACTCGGCACGCGCTTCGCGGTGCACACCGAGGCCGCGCACACCCGCATCGACGTGTTCGAAGGTGCGGTGGAACTGAGCCCGGCCGCGGCCCCGGCCGATACCCGCGTCGTCGCTGCCGGCGAGTACGCGCTGCTGGGGCCACGCGCGGTCGAAAGCCAGGGCCGCGCCGACCTCGCCCGCAGCGGCCTCGCGCGCGGCGTGCTGGTCGCCGACGGCCTGCGCCTCGACGAACTGCTCGCCGAACTCGGGCGCTGGCATCCGCTCGCCATCGGGTGCATGCCCGACGTCGGCGCGCTGCGCGTGGTCGGCACCTATCCGCTGCAGGAGCCGGAGCGCGTCCTCGCCGCGCTGGAGGCCAGCCTGCCGGTCCGGATCGAGCGCGGCCGCCACGCCATCCTGATCGCCGCCCGCCCCGCCCCGGCCGCCGTCACACCGCCCCGCCGCCGGCCCTGA
- a CDS encoding sigma-70 family RNA polymerase sigma factor: MSSANAPEHVDLLYRDHHGWLLGWLRRKLGCAHDAADLAHDAFLRLLRRPVDLPLREPRAYLTTIAHGLVVNHWRRLEIERAWLDALMQQPESCQPSPEVRALAIEALLEVDALLSTLPDKPRRAFLMAQLDGFTYREIATELGVSERMVKKYMAQAMLHCLRAELAPGT, translated from the coding sequence ATGTCGTCAGCCAATGCCCCGGAACACGTCGATCTCCTTTATCGGGACCATCACGGCTGGCTGCTGGGATGGCTGCGCCGCAAGCTCGGCTGCGCGCATGATGCCGCCGATCTCGCGCACGACGCCTTCCTGCGCCTGCTGCGCCGGCCGGTCGATCTGCCGCTGCGCGAACCCCGCGCCTACCTGACCACCATCGCCCACGGCCTGGTGGTCAACCACTGGCGCCGGCTGGAGATCGAGCGCGCCTGGCTCGACGCCCTGATGCAGCAGCCCGAATCCTGCCAGCCCTCGCCCGAAGTCCGCGCGCTGGCGATCGAAGCCCTGCTCGAAGTGGATGCGCTGCTCTCCACGCTGCCCGACAAGCCGCGCCGCGCCTTCTTGATGGCCCAGCTCGACGGCTTCACCTACCGCGAGATCGCCACCGAACTCGGCGTCTCCGAACGCATGGTCAAGAAATACATGGCCCAGGCAATGCTGCACTGCCTGCGCGCCGAACTGGCTCCCGGAACATGA
- a CDS encoding heavy-metal-associated domain-containing protein — protein sequence MSEVTIKVEGMSCGGCVNNVTGVLKALPGVEDAQVSLEGASATVRFDPARVSVDAMRAAVENAGFEAPA from the coding sequence ATGAGCGAAGTGACGATCAAGGTCGAAGGCATGAGCTGCGGCGGTTGCGTGAACAACGTCACCGGCGTGCTGAAGGCGCTGCCGGGCGTCGAGGATGCGCAGGTCTCGCTGGAAGGCGCGTCCGCCACGGTGCGTTTCGATCCTGCCCGCGTGTCGGTGGATGCGATGCGCGCGGCGGTGGAGAACGCCGGCTTCGAGGCCCCGGCCTGA
- a CDS encoding heavy metal translocating P-type ATPase produces MSGITLGAPGVVEPHGRQETMELAISGMTCAACATRLEKVLNRLPGVQATVNLATERATLHYAAGALTFEAAKAAVERAGFGAAETGALQREQARARHEVQWRAELRHFWIAVLLTLPLAAQMPAMFGLWPGGELHHDVIPRWLQLLLATPVQFWIGARFYRGAWASLRGGSANMDVLVALGTSMAYFYSLAVTLAGRHDLHVYFEASAMIITLILLGKLLEARAKARTTAAIDALLRLQPRMARIERGGEVVEVPVETLHPGDAFLLRPGDAVPVDGVIESGSSAVNESMLTGESLPIDKRAGDTVYAATINGEGVLRCRATGVGASTMLAGIIRLVEQAQGSKAPVQRMADRISAVFVPVVVLVAFGTFAGWWLWSGDFQQALINAVAVLVIACPCALGLATPTAIMVGTGQGARAGMLVKNAEALELAERIDVLAVDKTGTLTEGEPAVTDVVAAEGWTRGQVLAVAAALEQSSAHPIAKAVVMAAKEDDEARGVAFAPAEAVRAIGGKGLVGRVRGVQGGTEDGGEREIVLGSPAFVAEHGAVVPDATLGELAAAGRTLVALACDGRFAGLIGVADRVRADSAAAVARLQAKGLRVVMLTGDHPATAAAIARQTGISDWRAGVLPGDKAAAVQALAAGGARVGMAGDGINDAPALAAADVSFAIGVGADVAVEAADITLVRNSLHGVADAIDLSRATLSKIRQNLFFAFIYNVLGIPLAAAGMLNPVIAGAAMAMSSVSVVSNSLLLKRWRLRR; encoded by the coding sequence ATGTCAGGAATCACACTCGGCGCGCCCGGCGTGGTCGAGCCCCACGGCCGGCAGGAAACGATGGAACTCGCCATCTCGGGCATGACCTGCGCCGCCTGTGCCACCCGGTTGGAGAAGGTGCTGAACCGCCTGCCGGGCGTGCAGGCCACCGTCAATCTGGCGACCGAGCGCGCAACGCTGCATTACGCCGCCGGCGCGCTGACGTTCGAGGCGGCGAAGGCCGCGGTCGAGCGTGCCGGTTTCGGCGCTGCCGAGACGGGCGCGCTGCAGCGCGAACAGGCGCGGGCGCGGCACGAGGTGCAATGGCGGGCGGAATTGCGCCACTTCTGGATCGCCGTGCTGCTCACGCTGCCGCTCGCCGCGCAGATGCCGGCGATGTTCGGCCTGTGGCCGGGCGGCGAACTGCACCACGACGTGATTCCGCGCTGGCTGCAACTGCTGCTGGCCACGCCGGTGCAGTTCTGGATCGGCGCGCGCTTCTACCGCGGCGCGTGGGCCTCGCTGCGCGGCGGCAGCGCCAACATGGACGTGCTCGTGGCGCTCGGCACCAGCATGGCCTACTTCTACAGCCTGGCGGTGACGCTTGCCGGCCGCCACGACCTGCACGTGTATTTCGAAGCCTCGGCGATGATCATCACGCTGATCCTGCTCGGCAAGCTGCTCGAAGCCCGCGCCAAGGCGCGCACCACCGCGGCGATCGATGCCCTGCTGCGGCTGCAGCCCAGGATGGCGCGTATCGAGCGCGGCGGCGAGGTCGTCGAGGTGCCGGTCGAGACCCTGCATCCGGGCGATGCCTTCCTGCTGCGCCCGGGGGATGCGGTGCCGGTCGACGGGGTGATCGAGAGCGGCAGTTCGGCGGTGAACGAATCGATGCTGACCGGCGAGAGCCTGCCGATCGACAAGCGTGCCGGCGACACGGTGTATGCCGCCACGATCAACGGCGAAGGCGTGCTGCGCTGCCGCGCCACCGGCGTCGGCGCGAGCACGATGCTGGCCGGCATCATCCGCCTGGTGGAACAGGCGCAGGGCTCGAAGGCGCCGGTGCAGCGCATGGCGGACCGCATCTCCGCGGTGTTCGTGCCGGTGGTGGTGCTCGTCGCGTTCGGCACCTTCGCCGGCTGGTGGCTGTGGAGCGGCGATTTCCAGCAGGCGCTGATCAACGCGGTGGCGGTGCTGGTGATCGCCTGCCCCTGCGCGCTCGGGCTGGCCACGCCGACCGCGATCATGGTCGGCACCGGGCAGGGCGCGCGCGCAGGCATGCTGGTGAAGAATGCCGAGGCGCTGGAACTGGCCGAGCGCATCGACGTGCTGGCGGTCGACAAGACCGGCACGCTGACCGAAGGCGAACCGGCCGTCACCGACGTGGTGGCGGCCGAAGGCTGGACGCGCGGCCAGGTGCTGGCCGTGGCGGCGGCGCTGGAACAGAGCAGCGCACATCCCATCGCGAAGGCGGTCGTGATGGCGGCGAAAGAGGATGACGAGGCGCGCGGCGTGGCCTTCGCGCCGGCCGAAGCGGTGCGCGCGATAGGCGGCAAGGGGCTGGTGGGGCGGGTGCGCGGCGTACAGGGGGGCACGGAGGATGGCGGTGAGCGCGAGATCGTGCTCGGCTCGCCGGCCTTCGTCGCCGAGCACGGCGCCGTGGTGCCCGACGCGACGCTCGGCGAGCTGGCCGCCGCCGGCCGCACGCTGGTCGCGCTCGCCTGCGACGGCCGCTTCGCCGGGCTGATCGGCGTCGCCGACCGCGTGCGCGCCGATTCCGCCGCCGCGGTGGCGCGGCTGCAGGCGAAGGGCCTGCGCGTGGTGATGCTCACCGGCGACCACCCGGCCACCGCCGCCGCCATCGCCCGCCAGACCGGCATCTCCGACTGGCGCGCCGGCGTGCTGCCGGGCGACAAGGCCGCCGCGGTGCAGGCGCTGGCCGCGGGTGGGGCGCGCGTGGGCATGGCGGGCGACGGCATCAACGATGCGCCGGCGCTGGCCGCGGCCGACGTGTCGTTCGCCATCGGCGTCGGTGCCGACGTGGCGGTGGAGGCGGCCGACATCACCCTGGTGCGCAACAGCCTGCATGGTGTGGCCGATGCGATCGACCTGTCGCGCGCGACGCTGTCCAAGATCCGCCAGAACCTGTTCTTTGCCTTCATCTACAACGTGCTGGGCATTCCGCTCGCCGCCGCGGGCATGCTCAACCCGGTGATCGCCGGCGCGGCGATGGCGATGAGTTCGGTGTCGGTGGTGAGCAATTCGCTGCTGCTCAAGCGCTGGCGGCTGCGGCGGTGA
- a CDS encoding MerR family transcriptional regulator has protein sequence MDPHERKEFTRTAAAPSQFTIGALAKAAGVGVETIRYYQRRGLLREPGQTRGAYRVYGDEELARLRAIRRAQQLGFSLEEIDGLLSLNEERDRRHAREAAQAKIGLIDARIRQLQGMRDALAELVHCCEHAEASAPCPILRALSQD, from the coding sequence ATGGACCCTCACGAGCGGAAGGAATTCACCCGGACCGCCGCGGCGCCATCGCAATTCACCATCGGCGCGCTGGCGAAGGCCGCCGGCGTCGGCGTCGAGACGATACGGTACTACCAGCGCCGCGGCCTGCTGCGCGAACCCGGCCAGACGCGCGGAGCCTACCGGGTGTATGGCGACGAAGAGCTTGCCCGCCTGCGCGCCATCCGCCGGGCACAGCAGCTCGGCTTCTCGCTCGAAGAGATCGACGGCCTGCTCTCGCTCAACGAGGAACGCGACCGTCGGCACGCACGCGAGGCGGCGCAGGCCAAGATCGGGCTCATCGACGCCCGCATCCGCCAGTTACAGGGAATGCGCGACGCGCTGGCCGAACTGGTGCACTGCTGCGAGCACGCCGAGGCAAGCGCCCCCTGCCCCATCCTGCGCGCCTTGTCGCAGGATTGA
- a CDS encoding sulfite exporter TauE/SafE family protein produces the protein MPETGYFAVFIIGLLGGTHCVSMCGGIVGALTAQVQAPGGRPQWPMHLAYNLGRITTYTAIGGVVGALGSVGMLYDGMLPVQMALYVLANLMLVALGLYLTGFTRLLAPIERVGHILWRRIQPATRRFLPARSVRQALPLGLLWGFIPCGLTYSILATALVTGSGARGAGLMLAFGLGTLPNLLLAGMLFKRFRDFTRNRKVRFASGLLVLGFGLFGLYHAPTLGGDLWSGVVCAV, from the coding sequence ATGCCCGAAACCGGCTATTTCGCCGTCTTCATCATCGGCCTGCTCGGCGGCACGCATTGCGTGTCGATGTGCGGCGGCATCGTCGGCGCGCTCACCGCGCAGGTGCAGGCGCCGGGCGGCAGGCCGCAGTGGCCCATGCACCTGGCCTACAACCTGGGCCGCATCACGACCTATACGGCGATCGGCGGTGTCGTCGGCGCCCTCGGTTCGGTCGGCATGCTGTACGACGGCATGCTGCCCGTGCAGATGGCGCTCTACGTGCTGGCCAACCTGATGCTGGTCGCGCTGGGCCTCTACCTCACCGGCTTCACCCGCCTGCTGGCGCCGATCGAGCGCGTCGGACACATCCTGTGGCGGCGGATCCAGCCCGCCACGCGCCGCTTCCTGCCGGCGCGCTCGGTCCGGCAGGCGCTGCCGCTCGGCCTGCTGTGGGGCTTCATCCCCTGCGGGCTGACGTATTCCATCCTCGCCACGGCGCTGGTCACCGGCTCCGGCGCACGCGGCGCCGGGCTGATGCTGGCATTCGGCCTCGGCACGCTGCCCAACCTGCTGCTGGCGGGCATGCTGTTCAAGCGCTTCCGCGATTTCACCCGCAACCGCAAGGTGCGCTTCGCCTCGGGCCTGCTGGTGCTGGGCTTCGGGCTGTTCGGCCTCTACCACGCGCCCACGCTGGGGGGCGATCTGTGGAGCGGTGTCGTCTGCGCGGTTTGA
- the hemN gene encoding oxygen-independent coproporphyrinogen III oxidase yields the protein MTSPNELIFDPQLIRRFDINGPRYTSYPTADRFVEAFNADALKAWLAKRVIGGVSKPLSLYFHIPFCNTICYYCACNKIITKDHGRSAKYLKYLAKEIAMQSACLEGSRQVTQLHLGGGTPTFLSHDEMRELMAAVREHFTLVPNGEYSIEVDPRKVDFDTVKLLADLGFNRMSVGVQDFAEDVQKAVNRIQSVDETKLVIDAARETGFKSVSMDLIYGLPKQNVISFNRTLEQVLQIAPDRVSLYSYAHLPGLFKPQRRIFMSDMPTPDAKLQLLQLGIRRLTEAGYVYIGMDHFAKPGDELTIAQRQGRLHRNFQGYSTQAECDLLAFGVSAIGKVGPVYSQNVKTLDEYYDALDRDELPVLRGIELTADDLLRRAVIQALMCHFELSMQSIEIAHLINFREYFAEELQDLAEMQEAGLLKIEGDWISVLPAGRLLVRGIAMVFDRYLRADRERTRYSRVI from the coding sequence ATGACCAGCCCGAACGAACTCATATTCGATCCGCAACTGATTCGCCGCTTCGACATCAACGGCCCGCGCTACACGTCCTATCCTACCGCAGACCGTTTCGTCGAAGCCTTCAACGCCGATGCGCTGAAGGCCTGGCTGGCGAAGCGGGTGATCGGCGGGGTCAGCAAACCGCTCTCATTATACTTCCACATCCCGTTCTGTAACACGATCTGCTACTACTGCGCCTGCAACAAGATCATCACCAAGGATCATGGCCGCTCGGCGAAGTATCTGAAATATCTGGCAAAAGAGATCGCGATGCAGTCGGCCTGTCTGGAAGGTAGCCGGCAGGTCACCCAGTTGCACCTCGGCGGCGGCACGCCCACCTTCCTGTCCCACGACGAGATGCGCGAGCTGATGGCGGCGGTGCGCGAGCACTTCACGCTGGTGCCCAACGGCGAATACTCGATCGAAGTCGATCCGCGCAAGGTCGATTTCGACACGGTGAAGCTGCTCGCCGATCTCGGTTTCAACCGTATGAGCGTCGGCGTGCAGGATTTCGCCGAGGACGTGCAGAAGGCGGTCAACCGCATCCAGAGCGTCGACGAAACCAAGCTCGTCATCGATGCCGCGCGCGAGACCGGCTTCAAGTCGGTCAGCATGGATCTGATCTACGGCCTGCCCAAGCAGAACGTGATCAGCTTCAACCGCACGCTGGAGCAGGTGCTGCAGATCGCGCCCGATCGCGTGTCGCTCTACAGCTATGCGCATCTGCCGGGCCTGTTCAAGCCGCAGCGGCGCATCTTCATGAGCGACATGCCGACGCCGGACGCGAAGCTGCAACTGCTGCAGCTCGGCATCCGGCGGCTGACCGAAGCCGGCTACGTGTATATCGGCATGGACCACTTCGCCAAGCCCGGCGACGAACTCACCATCGCCCAGCGCCAGGGGCGCCTGCACCGCAATTTCCAGGGCTATTCCACCCAGGCCGAGTGCGATCTGCTGGCCTTCGGCGTATCGGCGATCGGCAAGGTGGGGCCGGTGTATTCCCAGAACGTGAAGACGCTCGACGAATACTACGACGCGCTCGACCGCGACGAACTGCCGGTGCTGCGCGGCATCGAACTCACCGCCGACGATCTCCTGCGCCGGGCGGTGATCCAGGCGCTGATGTGCCATTTCGAGCTGTCGATGCAGTCGATCGAGATCGCCCACCTGATCAACTTCCGCGAATACTTCGCCGAAGAGCTGCAGGACCTGGCCGAGATGCAGGAGGCCGGCCTGCTGAAGATCGAGGGCGACTGGATCAGCGTGCTGCCCGCCGGCCGCCTGCTGGTGCGAGGCATCGCCATGGTGTTCGACCGCTACCTGCGCGCCGACCGTGAAAGGACGCGCTATTCCCGCGTGATCTGA